gagaagccaggttgtaaCAAAAGGTTAGCCAATGCTTAACTATAACTATTTCACAATGGTGACTCACCAACTTCATATCTTTCTTAAATGGTAAGGAGACTCTCTGCATTTCCTCACAGTATTAGATTCTCCAGTACCGTACTCGAATGAGGAATTCTGACTGATGCTCAGCGTCATGGGTTTCAATATATCAATGCGAAAAAACCTTCAATAACATTTATACTGAGGTTTCTAAGCCAGTAGCTTGTATCTTTAAGCTTGAGAAGTGCACAGAATCTGGGTAAATGGATGAGTATCAAGTAATACCACCATAATGTGAAATGCACTTGTTATTTGTCTGGTATTCAAGTCATTATGGAACCGCTTTCCAGTATGAGACTACAGATAAATCAGGTGTAAATATTGCTGGTGAGTGTATTCGCGCTTTACCCTGTTTAGTAGATTTACCTGTGGCCGCACTGGAGCGGCGACGCTAGGACGGAAATGCTACGAAAATGTACCTCAAACGCCACGGTATTTTGTGGCTTTTCCGGCGTCACCCCGAGTTACTCTGTACACACGACAGAATCATGCAGAAATCGAATTTTTAGAAACCGGTGGGATTCAGTCCCCTTTATGGCCCTGGACCGTTAGGACCAACCTTGAGTTTACGCCGGAGCATAGTGCGCGGTAGTTGGCTAGATATTGGCTATAAAGCCATCCATTGAATTCTATTGTGCGCTTAGCCGCGCGAGATCTTCGGGGATCTTCTGCAGAATCTACATAGAATTTAGGAAATACGAAGTCCGACGGATGAACGAGGCTCTGGAGGGATTTATTTCCGTGGTATTAACCTTGTTCTCGGTTCCAATTTCTGGTCTTTTCTTCTGGGTGATTTATCCACTGGCATGTCGACTCGTATCGCGTACTTTGGATCCCGCACTTCGGAGTATTCCTAGTGGAGGCACACCTCGAATCCGGCATATTCTTCATCTGTTGTGCTGCTGCTCTGAGATTATTTTTACTCGCGAAAATAGAACAACACGAAGGATTCTCCCGCCAATAGATCAGAGCAATAAACTCGGGACTTTGTCGTTTTCCGGGGCAGCCGAAGTTTATCGACGTCCAACGTGCCCCTGAAGAATACTAGTACTGGCATCATTCATTCATCGCACAAGTCGATTTTTATCCCGAATCAAGCAGAGACCGAGACTGGCTGAGATTGGACGGATTAGCCTCCATTCCGTTCATGGGAGAATGTTTACTCGACCTTCAGTGAGGGTCCAGGTGATTGATCATTGTACGGTGTAGTTCGAGACGGTGCCATGATGGTCTTTAGGGTGTCGCCGCGTGGAGGGAGATACGATATTCGGCTCATGGGCGCATTTGGCGAATGCGACTAGTGTCGCACGTTCGGTGTTATTGCGTGCGTCTGTATAGGTGCCAGtgtactgtactctgtactgctCCGGGTACCTGAATCCACGGGAAGCCACGTTGACTAGCGCGGGATTCATATCGATGGTGTATTTTGGTAAAACATGGCATGCAGTGCCTTAACCTGCAACGGGGTGGGTTTGTAGGCTGTTCTGTCGGATAGGTATAACGAGGGAAGAAAGCAGTAACATAAGGGGCTCATACTCACGACAtcatacagagtacggagtagccATGTCCTTTCTTTTGGCGGTATGCCGAGGACCTGCACCGGTTTGCCAACTCTGGAACTGCTCCGAACATGAGTTCGTATCCACAATCAATGCTGTTAGGACGTCTCGCATCAGTAATCCCTCGAGCACAAATCATAAGTCCGAATTCTGAGCGTCCATTCGGGAATTTTCTCGAATAGAAAGAGAACAATAGCAGCGAGTAGCAGAAGATATACGGTAGAAGTGAAGGCTGTTAGTGGATTGACTGTTACCCAAACAGGAAGGTGCCAGAAACCCACATCGCACGCACTGACCAGGACAATCAAAGCCAATGCTCCAGAGGGTTATTCTGCGCTAAAAAGTTCCAGTCCGGAGCACTTCCCATTTTTGCAGCCGGGATCGACTAGAGTAGAGTAGGATACTGCGCTCCGTACTCGACACCGTGCCATAAATCAACATGAAGAATTGAAGATCTGTCTACTAGAATTACAAATAGATCAATATCACAGTGCAAAGCTATATAAAAGAACCGCCAGTAATACTCCGTGCGACTCCGGAGTATTCCGTCGTATGTGCTGTATGTATGGGCTTATGTATGGAATGCATGGTTCATTGCTCCACCCGCACGAGGCCATATTTAAAGAATGCGCGCTGCATTATCTGTCCATAATAGAGTCCTTACAGAGAATAATAGTGAAGAATGTTTCAATCAATACTCGATACTTACTATCAAAATAGTTAGTATGGCACTTCTGCTAGGGCAGTACTGTAATTACGCGGCTAAAACGCGGATTAATTGAGATGGGCCTCCTTAGTCGTTGTCCCCAGACCTGTCACTCTCCTTAATCTCTCCCgatccctctctctctttctttttccctctcctctctctccctctcctctcttcctctgtcaattcctttcatcttttgctttttctggTGGCGGGTGGTGCGTTCCTTCTTTCCTTAATAATTATTTTGATTATTTTTTCTGTGATTTTCGGTCTCTGAGGCTTGTCCTCCGAGTCGCGCACTCGCTTTGGTACGTCAATATCACAGTATTATTCCTTTTTATTATTGCTTTTCTCGTTCTATTTTATTGCCATATGACTTTCATTGGGCATAACTAACAAACGCATGCTTACAGATACTCATATATCGCCAAACGGCGACTACGAGCCGATGACCTCCCCATCCCTTCTCTCCTGAAACCTCCGTTTGCCTCAACACATTCGTCGCATCTCTTTCACAGACACACCCCTCATAAAAAAGAGCCATGACGGGCTCGCCACCGGCCTCTCCCACGGCCGCTTCCCCGCGGTTCAGTGCCATGATGCGGACTCCAAGAAGCAGCAGCCGGTTGAGCATGAGCAGTAAACAAGGGCCCGGAAGTCGCGCTTCGGACGAGGATAGCAAGACTGCCGTCAAAGTCGGTGCGTATACGTCTTTGTTCCTCTGTTTCTCTTTGTGTACAGTGTACAATGCTAATTGCTGTAGCTGTCCGCGTGCGACCTCCCCTGAAACCCACCGATCCCGGCTACGAATTAATCCCGCAACGTTTCCAGCGTTCCATGGTTCATGTGACGGCTCCAACCAGCGTCGCCGTCGACGTTCCCCAGGGGCGCAAACTCTTTGTCTTTGATCGTGTCTTTGCAGAAACCGTGGACCAAGAGGGCATTTGGGATTATCTCAGCGACAGCGTCAACTCCTTCTTGCAGGGCTACAATGTCTCTCTCCTGGCCTACGGTCAGTCCGGCGCCGGAAAGTCCTACACCATGGGTACTTCCGGCCCGAACGAGCAAAATAACACCGAGGCTATGGGTGTCATTCCACGTGCCGCCCAAATGTTGTTTGAGAAGCTCGATGGTCCGCCAAAGCACAATCGTAACAGCTCCACCGGCCTCCGAACGCCATCGCGGTACTCTATGAGTTCCACTTCCAGCTTTGGAAAGGCCAATAATCCCGACAAAAATTGGCAACTCAAAGCCACCTACGTCGAGGTGCGTCTCGCCAAGATTTGCACACCTGCAGAAAACTGACGTTGATAGATTTACAACGAAACACTACGAGATCTCCTTGTTCCTGAGACCCCCGGAAATGAACGGCCCCCCGTCACTATCCGCGAGGATGCCAAAGGTCGCATTATTCTGGCTGGTCTGCACCAGGTCAACATCAATTCCTTCGACGACTTGATTGGCGCTCTGAACTTCGGTTCCTCTATCCGTCAGACGGACTCAACGGCGATCAACGCCAAATCTTCCAGATCGCATGCGGTGTTCAGTTTGAACCTTGTCCAGCGCAACAAACAGTCAAGTCCTTCTATAGGATCGCCGTCCGCCAAGGACAAGCGCATGTCTGCCCCGATCGAATTTGGCAACTCCGATCCCTCCGTCACCGTTGACAGCAAACTTCACTTTGTCGACTTGGCAGGAAGTGAAAGGCTGAAGAACACGGGCGCCTCGGGTGAACGTGCGCGTGAAGGTATCTCCATCAACGCTGGTCTGGCAGCCTTGGGCAAAGTCATCTCCCAGTTGTCGTCGCGACAGTCGGGCTCCCACGTGTCGTACCGCGATTCAAAACTCACCCGTCTGCTGCAGGATTCCCTGGGCGGCAATGCATACACCTACATGATCGCATGTGTTACACCCGCAGAATTCCATCTCAGCGAAACCCTCAACACGATCCAGTATGCTCAGCGCGCCCGTGCCATTCAGAGCAAGCCCCGTATCCAACAGGTCACCGACGAAAGTGACAAGCAGGCGGTTATCGATCGCCTCAAGGCGGAGGTCGCCTTTCTGCAACAGCAGCTGCAGAATGCCGAGGAAAGTGACCGCCACATGGCGCCTCCCCGGGAGCGCTCGTCGGAACGACGCAACGAAAAGGAGATGGACCTGCAAAACCAGTTGTTGGACGCCCAGGAAAGCTACAACGCTCTAAGCCAACGCCATGCCAAGCTTATTTCGGACATAGCCCGGGATTCCGAGCGGCCCTCCACCAGTCAGGACGATACATCGGACGATGCCTCTTCGGTTGGCAAGAGCTCCGTGGAGCGACTCAAGCGGTCGCACTCTTTCGCTGAATCGGTGGAACAGGTTGTCTTGGAATACGAAAAGACCATCCAAAGCCTCGAATCGTCGCTTTCCAACACCCGTTCCTCCCTCTCTGTCACCGAGAGTACTCTGCTGGAGCGTGAAACCAAGTGCACCTACGTCGAGACTGTCAACACCCAGCTGCAGGCGCGGATCCAGAAATTGCTCGACCGGGAGTCTAGCACAGAGGCGTATCTTCACGAACTGGAGAACAAGCTCGATGGACAGTCGTCGGGTGAGGAGCAGCATGCCGCCATCGTCTCTGAGCTACGCAAGGAGGTGAGCCGTGCCCGCGAGGGTGAGGCTGGCTGCGAAGAATACATCTCCACTTTGGAGGAGCGACTCGCTGAAGCCGATCAGGATATGGAGTTGATGCAACGCGAGGTGGAACGCCTGGAACATGTTGTTGAGCGTCAGCGCAGCCTGGGCAAGCTGGATAGCCTGCTCAACGAGCTCGACCATACCAAGCAGCAGAATGGCCACCACAAGAGGCAGAGCAGCCATGATGACTTCGAGACTCGCGCCTTGACCATGAAGAGCGCCCAAGGCATGCGGAAGCGCGCCACCTCCTTGGACGTCTTGAACGAGGCAACCGAGACGACCGTTCCTGAATCTGATGATGAGCACGGTGACAGCTTGGCCGGTTCTGGCCCTACCTTGCAGGACGAGATGGCCAAATCTGCCAACGGCAGTGATGAACTCGACACCGGTGCTGCTGTCAAGCCTGCCCAGGGTGCTACCCCCGACGACCAGTCTCGCTTCGTCGCGGATAAACTCGACACAGTCAACCAGGAACTGTTCGACCTGCGCATGCAGCACGAGTCGACTCTCACCGAGTACGAGACGCTCGAAGCGAAGTACGAGGAAGCGATTAAGGCGTTGGCAAAGGCGCAGCAGGACACCGCAGACGAAGCTCGCCACAGTCACCTCGCACCGTCTGACGCTCACCAGGACCGTCCGTCGTCGCCCATCACCGCTACCACCAACTCCCGTCCGGTTTCTTTTTTAGAGGATACCCGGGCCCCCGAGACCGAGTCGAGAACTGGAACTCAACATTCATTCTCGCGATCACTCTCCTCGGAGTTATCCTTGGCCGGGGAGTCTGCTACGTCGCCGGAGGCCTCGAATGCTTCTGAGATTACCAAGAAGGAGCCTGTGGAGGGTGAGTCCAATGACATCGAAGAGATGCGCCGGCTACTGTCGGAGCATCAGGAGGGTGTCAACCTCATGTCGCAGAAATACGCGGAATTGCAGGCTGAACATGAGGGCGTCATGAACCTGGTGGAGACCCTCAAGTCTGAACTTCAGCGGTCGCGCTCATCGTCGCCACCTTCTACGCCTGGCATCAAATCGCCCATTATCCGCAGGAAGACGAGCCAAAGCCTTATGTCTACTGTCGACCGGGCGCATCGCTCTCTCGCCGCGCTGCGTAACATCGCCGTCGAGGCGTTCGAATCTCGCCCCGACACCATGCAGAACTTCGACGTACACTATGACTCTGCGATGCACGAGTTGCACACTCGCATGGACCGCATCCAATCTTTGGAGTCGGAGAACCAGAGCGTGAAGAAGGAGATGGAGATAAAGTCCACCATCATCTCTGGCCTGACCCGCGAACGATCCAGTTTGCAAGGCGGAGCGTCGTCGGTCGACATGGGCTTGGTGACGCAACTGCGCGACCAGGTCGTGCAGCAGGAGAACCTGATGGCCGACCTTAAGGCCGGGCATGACGCTCGTGAGCTGCAACTCCACAGCGAGATTGCGCAACTCAAGGGCCTTCTCAAGACCCAGGAGGAAGCTGCTCGCGCCCAGGATGCTGGTGCGGAGGAGCATGACAGGCGTCTTGGAGTACTGCAGCGCGAACTGACTGAGTGGAAGGGCAAGCACCAGAACGCCCTGGACTCGCTTCAAAGCTCCGAGCAGAAGCTGGGCTCGACACTTATTGAGTTGGAGACTGCCTTGGCTTCTGTGGATGCGCTACGCGCGGGACGTGGAGGCGACGCTGCACGTGAAACATCCGATCAGAAGGAGGCTACTGCCCGCGATCTCGACAACGACCGGGTACAGCAGCAAGGTCTGGTTGACAGCTTGACGAAGATTATCGAGGAGCACAAGGCCACGATCGCCACTCAGCTCACGACAATCGCGTCTCTGGAGAAGTCGCATTCGTCGGCCCaagaccagctcaaccagcATGCGGCCGCTACGGACGGCAATGGAGACGAGATGTCTACCTACCAGTCTCGTATTGCTGGCTTGGAACGGGAGATTGAGACGCACCAGTCGACGATGGCTGGCCACCAGCAGGAGCTGTCCTCGCTGCAGGAATCCCACAAGCGCGAGCTGAGCGAACTGGAGGAACGGATCAAGGCAGCTGCGCAGGCTGAGTACGAGTCGCAACTCGCTGCTAAGAACGCCGAGCACGACGAGGCGATGAAGGCGCTGCGCACTGAGATGGCAGAGTCGCGGGACGAACTGGCCAAGCTTCTCAATATGGTTTCCGACCTCCTCAAATCCGACGTCACCAAGGACAATCTATCTGAGCAAATCCAAGAGGTGCTGGCCCAGAAACAGCACTTTTCCGACAAGTATGCCGAGCTCATGGACACCAACGAAGACCTGCGCAAACAGGTTGAGAACAGCGGTGGTAATAATGGTCGTCTGGAGGAGCTCACCAAGAAGACCGCTGCTCAGGAAGCCAAGGTGCACGAACTGGCTATTCTTGTTGCTACGCTCGAGGATACGCTTCATCAGCGTGATGAGCAGGTTAAGAAGAAGGATGCGCTTGTTGAGGAGATTACGGCTGAGAAGAACAAGAGCGCGCGTCTTGTTGAAGAGCTGGAGGATCAGATCACTAACAGTTTTGATCAGCATAACAACCGTCTCTCGGTTATCCAGCAGGAGCGTGACCAGGCGCTGGAGGATGCTAAGGCCAAGATCTCTGTCTACGAGAAGGATATTGAGACCTACAAAGTTCGGATTGAGCAGCTTGAGGTATGTCCTTTGTCCTTTTGCCCTATACCTGTTACTGATACTCACACGATGCAGCTGCAACTCAAGAACGGCAGCGGAACCGACACTTCGCACGACCGTAGCAGCTCGGTCAACTCCAACCTCCGCAAGAGCTCATCTGcagcttctcttccttctcctcctcccgcCATTCCTCTGCCACCCCTCCCGACCATCGCCTCCCAAACCAACGGCAACACCGGCAGCATCTCTCCCCCCAGCTCTCGCCACACCAGCAAGGAACTGGTAAACGCGCAGATCGTCGAAGACCAAGAAGCGCGCATCAAGACCATTGAAAAGCACCTCTACGCCGAGAAGCAGCTGACAGCAACCCTGGAAGAAGCCCTGGGCGATCTCGAAGCGCAAAGCAACAAAGTCAAATCGGACTGCGAAGcatggaagaagaaggcgtTCCAGGTGGAAGACGAGCTTTCTACGCTTCGCAAGGAGCGCAACTCGCAGCGCATGTCGTTGCAAGCTGTTGAGGAGGAGAGAAGTGCACGGCGTGAGGCCGAGGCTGCTCGTGCTCAGCTTGaggagcgaatgaatgcgcttaacaagaagaagaagaagagcacgCTGAACTGTTTCTAGGCTACTTTTCCTGGTTCCTCGACTTTGGCGTCATTTTCTGGTTTGGTTTGTGTTATATTCCCCGTTGGaggctttctttttctttttggcttTTCTTTCTATGATTTCTTCTGTATCATGAGTTCAACGTAGTTGATATCCCCCCTTCCCGCCCTCCTTTGTCTGTTTACCCTGTTgatacctttttttttcaattctCTGCTGTGTCGCACAGATAATCCTGTTTATGCCTCTTGATGTTTCTTTCTACGATGCTCGATTTACTATCATCTGACGACGACTTCTGAGAGGTTGTTGTCTGTGGTTTTGGCAGACCTTCGATTGTATATTTTCATGTTCCCTTTTGTGATGTCTACGTACATACACCTCTTAACGTTGTCTTTAATTGCGCTTCTCTTTACTCGCAGTCGCGGATACCAATTGTGAGTTTTATGTTATCTGATTTGTATAAAAGTGGTAGAATAATCCCATTCCTTTCAATTGATTCATAGAAGCCTCGTATGTCAACTCGCCGCTTGTTGCTCCCTTAGCAAGACTGTTAGTAAACTGATAACTTGCTCACCCTACTCAGAAATTGTTCCAAATCTCCTCTTGTTATTGATGACGGAGTTCCGTAGATCCTATGATAATAGTCTTCAGGCTGTTTACAATTTTTTAGCTTCCCCTCGGCATGCCCTCCCATTTCAATAAAGAAAATAAACACCTCAATAGCATCCACTGCCACGACATACGCTAGCTCCAAGACATCTAGCCAGGTGTTCGAGCATCTACTTTACTACAACCAATATTCAGATTCATTCATTACTCCATTGGAAAGTTTGAGACGGGTTAGTAGCATCAAACAGAACCGGTATGCAGCCTTCCACATAAGAGTCTCCAAGCCCATAACGTATTGATAAAAAAAATCTCCACAAAGGAGAACACCAAGCTTCCTCCGAAAACCAGGCTATGGTAGGTCCACGCATTTGCCGGACTGAGATCGACCACCTGACAAACAATGGCCCAAGGGAGTACATAGAAGATGTTCGAAATAAGGGACTGTCCCAGGTACCATAATGGCCGAGTAGCTAACAATATGGTTGCGAGCTGTGTAGATATGGCATATAGTATATAGCACCTTGAAGCGATTAGAAAGAAACGAGATAGGCTCTCATTGAGagtttgggcttaccaatcTATTGTTCGCCACATGTGTGTAGTGATCTCAGCAACAACTTCTGACTGGGACAGAAATAATGCAAAAGGTTTGCAGCCGAGCGTTGCCAGGAATATAAAGAGAGGGATTTCAATGGCCGTGGCTATCGCCACAGAGAGAATCGCGGGTCGTGTGGTCACTTGTCAAGAATgagatatagatatagacCATCTGCAGGATGGGAAGTACAATACATACCGTAGAGGCTCTTCCAAGACCGACGTTCTTGGTTACTCACATGCTTCAACTCTCCCCAATAGTGCCCTACAAAGGCCAGCGAGGTAGCCTCCAGAGCCTGAACTGGAACCATCACCAGACCCCACCGAATAGTTGTGAAGACGCCCCAGGCAGTTGCATAATCCGGTGACATGGCAACGACTCCAGCCACAAGCCAAAGGTACAATGTATTTCGAACCGCTGATTCAACGAAGGTAATTAATCCTGGCTTGAAAAGTATGAAGAAAGCCTGTAAGCTGGGTGGTTCACTATGACTGTGTCTGCCACCGCGACTTCTCCCAGTACTGGTTGAAATGGAGAAGTATAGTAGCCCAGAGACTGCCGCGGCCATATCACAACTTAGACGAATCCCGGCTTGCATGTTGATGTCTGGGGTCCAGCCGCCGATATGGAATTTGGAGATAATCATGAGGTCGAGGATGATATTCACGACCACTTTGACAGAACTGATCAGAAGGGGTACATCTGGCTTATCTAGGGCTCTTGTGGCGCTGGAAACCGCGATTTCAAGAGCAGAACTCAAAGCCGAGAAGGCACTAATCCGGACATATGTGAAACTAGCCTCCTGGACAGCGTGTGGAACGAACGTTGCTGAAAGTGCCTCTGCTGCACCTGCAAATACAAGACTCATGATTGTTCCAAGGATGGCCTGGAATATTATTAGAGTATGTGCAAGCCCCAAGCGGGACTCGTATGATCGTGCGTCTTTATCTGCAATGGTCACCCACACAGCGCGAGGAAGGCCTTCGTTTAATACCTCTGCAACGGTACCAATGTATGTATAGACGTCGGTTGTAACGACGAGGGAGGTGTCAATGTTGGCAACCCAGATCTTGACAAGCGTGCTGTACAATGCTGGGAGAATGAATGCACCGATATTGAAAAGAAGGGTCCCGAAATAGCTGCATAAATATTAGCTGAATAGTCCAGTGTCTATCTTTTGTTGATAGCCCTGCTTACTTCGAACGGCAGAACCACTTCTCACCAATggcccatttgagagacagAAAATTGTCAGAATTTTGTACAGCTTCATTTTCTGAGCTTGTAGCTATCACTGTGACATGACTATTGTCTGGATTTGGTGCCATGCTTAGTAGGTTTTGTCAGGTTGTGTGAGGGGGGAAATGGGCTCCCAGGAATAGTGCAGTAAGTCAGCAATGATTCCCCCGCTTTTTTCCAAGCGACTTAATTCACTTAATCAAAAGAATAATAACAAACATCTATTTCTTCAAACACTAGATACTAATATAGAGATTGATGCCCAGGTACCCTGGAATTGTGTTCTGGAATTAACCAGGCACTCTGGCAAGCATTCCCTGCCATACTTTGGAACAGCAGaggaaaaacaaaaagagagaaaaaaaaattgagcTATGTTGATTATTTCTGAGGAATACATTCCTTGATCATTCATCCGGTGACATGGATGCTGTAATGTATGTGTTTCATCACATGATGTCCCCAACCCGCCGCGTGTCTCAAACCTCCAAGTTCACCCTCTCCCCTCACCAATCTCGAACCACAccctcaggaaccacagaaaTGCCACGCCAACCCCCCAACATAACAATAATACACCCGGACCTCGGCATTGGCGGCGCAGAACGCCTCATCATCGACGTCGCCCTCGCTCTCCAATCCCGCGGCCACAAAGTCACCATCTACACCTCCCACCGCGACACGGGCCATTGCTTCGACGAGGCGCGCGACGGAACACTGGATGTGCGCGTGCGCGGGAATACGATCTTCCCGGGGAGTGTCGCGGGGAGGGGCCATGTGCTTATGGCGGTGTTGAGGCAGGTGCATTTGACGCTTTCTGTGCTGGGGGAGCTTGCTACAGCCGGTCCGATGACAACGACGACGGATGAGAAGGTGGATGAGGTAGAGGAGGTGTTCATAATCGACCAACTCGCTGCGTGCGTACCGATTCTTAAACTCCTCGGTGAAGGCTTCGCGCATGCGACTCGCGGCAAGCAGCGGATTCTGTTCTACTGTCACTTCCCA
This sequence is a window from Aspergillus chevalieri M1 DNA, chromosome 5, nearly complete sequence. Protein-coding genes within it:
- a CDS encoding kinesin family protein (COG:Z;~EggNog:ENOG410PHIY;~InterPro:IPR036961,IPR027417,IPR001752,IPR019821;~PFAM:PF00225,PF16796;~go_function: GO:0003777 - microtubule motor activity [Evidence IEA];~go_function: GO:0005524 - ATP binding [Evidence IEA];~go_function: GO:0008017 - microtubule binding [Evidence IEA];~go_process: GO:0007018 - microtubule-based movement [Evidence IEA]); its protein translation is MTGSPPASPTAASPRFSAMMRTPRSSSRLSMSSKQGPGSRASDEDSKTAVKVAVRVRPPLKPTDPGYELIPQRFQRSMVHVTAPTSVAVDVPQGRKLFVFDRVFAETVDQEGIWDYLSDSVNSFLQGYNVSLLAYGQSGAGKSYTMGTSGPNEQNNTEAMGVIPRAAQMLFEKLDGPPKHNRNSSTGLRTPSRYSMSSTSSFGKANNPDKNWQLKATYVEIYNETLRDLLVPETPGNERPPVTIREDAKGRIILAGLHQVNINSFDDLIGALNFGSSIRQTDSTAINAKSSRSHAVFSLNLVQRNKQSSPSIGSPSAKDKRMSAPIEFGNSDPSVTVDSKLHFVDLAGSERLKNTGASGERAREGISINAGLAALGKVISQLSSRQSGSHVSYRDSKLTRLLQDSLGGNAYTYMIACVTPAEFHLSETLNTIQYAQRARAIQSKPRIQQVTDESDKQAVIDRLKAEVAFLQQQLQNAEESDRHMAPPRERSSERRNEKEMDLQNQLLDAQESYNALSQRHAKLISDIARDSERPSTSQDDTSDDASSVGKSSVERLKRSHSFAESVEQVVLEYEKTIQSLESSLSNTRSSLSVTESTLLERETKCTYVETVNTQLQARIQKLLDRESSTEAYLHELENKLDGQSSGEEQHAAIVSELRKEVSRAREGEAGCEEYISTLEERLAEADQDMELMQREVERLEHVVERQRSLGKLDSLLNELDHTKQQNGHHKRQSSHDDFETRALTMKSAQGMRKRATSLDVLNEATETTVPESDDEHGDSLAGSGPTLQDEMAKSANGSDELDTGAAVKPAQGATPDDQSRFVADKLDTVNQELFDLRMQHESTLTEYETLEAKYEEAIKALAKAQQDTADEARHSHLAPSDAHQDRPSSPITATTNSRPVSFLEDTRAPETESRTGTQHSFSRSLSSELSLAGESATSPEASNASEITKKEPVEGESNDIEEMRRLLSEHQEGVNLMSQKYAELQAEHEGVMNLVETLKSELQRSRSSSPPSTPGIKSPIIRRKTSQSLMSTVDRAHRSLAALRNIAVEAFESRPDTMQNFDVHYDSAMHELHTRMDRIQSLESENQSVKKEMEIKSTIISGLTRERSSLQGGASSVDMGLVTQLRDQVVQQENLMADLKAGHDARELQLHSEIAQLKGLLKTQEEAARAQDAGAEEHDRRLGVLQRELTEWKGKHQNALDSLQSSEQKLGSTLIELETALASVDALRAGRGGDAARETSDQKEATARDLDNDRVQQQGLVDSLTKIIEEHKATIATQLTTIASLEKSHSSAQDQLNQHAAATDGNGDEMSTYQSRIAGLEREIETHQSTMAGHQQELSSLQESHKRELSELEERIKAAAQAEYESQLAAKNAEHDEAMKALRTEMAESRDELAKLLNMVSDLLKSDVTKDNLSEQIQEVLAQKQHFSDKYAELMDTNEDLRKQVENSGGNNGRLEELTKKTAAQEAKVHELAILVATLEDTLHQRDEQVKKKDALVEEITAEKNKSARLVEELEDQITNSFDQHNNRLSVIQQERDQALEDAKAKISVYEKDIETYKVRIEQLELQLKNGSGTDTSHDRSSSVNSNLRKSSSAASLPSPPPAIPLPPLPTIASQTNGNTGSISPPSSRHTSKELVNAQIVEDQEARIKTIEKHLYAEKQLTATLEEALGDLEAQSNKVKSDCEAWKKKAFQVEDELSTLRKERNSQRMSLQAVEEERSARREAEAARAQLEERMNALNKKKKKSTLNCF
- a CDS encoding uncharacterized protein (COG:S;~EggNog:ENOG410PHMH;~TransMembrane:12 (o49-70i118-140o160-179i191-211o223-245i266-284o290-312i319-339o363-384i414-434o440-458i470-492o)), which gives rise to MAPNPDNSHVTVIATSSENEAVQNSDNFLSLKWAIGEKWFCRSNYFGTLLFNIGAFILPALYSTLVKIWVANIDTSLVVTTDVYTYIGTVAEVLNEGLPRAVWVTIADKDARSYESRLGLAHTLIIFQAILGTIMSLVFAGAAEALSATFVPHAVQEASFTYVRISAFSALSSALEIAVSSATRALDKPDVPLLISSVKVVVNIILDLMIISKFHIGGWTPDINMQAGIRLSCDMAAAVSGLLYFSISTSTGRSRGGRHSHSEPPSLQAFFILFKPGLITFVESAVRNTLYLWLVAGVVAMSPDYATAWGVFTTIRWGLVMVPVQALEATSLAFVGHYWGELKHVSNQERRSWKSLYVTTRPAILSVAIATAIEIPLFIFLATLGCKPFALFLSQSEVVAEITTHMWRTIDWCYILYAISTQLATILLATRPLWYLGQSLISNIFYVLPWAIVCQVVDLSPANAWTYHSLVFGGSLVFSFVEIFFINTLWAWRLLCGRLHTGSV